From the Rhodoferax mekongensis genome, one window contains:
- a CDS encoding class II glutamine amidotransferase → MCQLLSMNCNSTASIQFSFTGFSERGGHTSDHVDGWGIAFYEPTGSRLFIDDKPAYESPLARFVKGYEIKSKTVVAHIRKATQGEVGLANCHPFQREWLGQTWFFANNGDLRNYYPELSGPYFPIGSTDSERAFCYLMQVLSRAFKDCVRPPAWTEVAEVLFEAIAPITRHGNFNFTLTNGDALFVHCSSSLYEVNRQHPFPKARLVDVDVEMDLSAVNGTNDRMVVVATEPLTVDEPWTALQTGELRVYVGGELAHARVNPAVERFLVPTVSMRTQAKP, encoded by the coding sequence ATGTGTCAGCTGCTCAGCATGAATTGCAACTCCACCGCCTCCATCCAGTTTTCTTTCACGGGTTTTTCCGAGCGCGGCGGGCACACCTCAGACCATGTGGATGGCTGGGGCATTGCGTTTTACGAGCCCACGGGAAGCCGGCTGTTTATCGACGACAAGCCGGCTTATGAATCCCCCTTGGCGAGGTTCGTGAAGGGCTATGAGATCAAAAGCAAAACCGTGGTGGCCCACATCCGCAAGGCAACCCAGGGCGAAGTGGGCCTGGCCAATTGCCACCCTTTCCAGCGCGAGTGGCTGGGGCAGACCTGGTTTTTTGCCAACAACGGCGATCTGCGCAACTACTACCCCGAGCTGAGCGGCCCCTATTTCCCTATCGGCAGCACCGACAGCGAGCGTGCCTTCTGCTACCTGATGCAGGTACTGTCACGGGCGTTCAAGGATTGCGTGCGCCCTCCGGCTTGGACGGAGGTTGCCGAAGTGTTGTTTGAGGCCATAGCGCCCATCACGCGGCATGGCAACTTCAATTTCACCCTGACCAACGGCGACGCCCTTTTTGTGCATTGCTCCAGCTCGCTGTACGAGGTGAACCGGCAACATCCTTTCCCCAAAGCACGGCTGGTGGACGTGGATGTGGAGATGGACCTCAGCGCCGTGAATGGCACGAACGACCGCATGGTGGTGGTCGCCACGGAGCCGCTCACCGTCGATGAGCCTTGGACAGCACTCCAAACCGGCGAGCTCCGGGTCTACGTGGGCGGCGAGCTGGCCCACGCACGCGTGAACCCCGCGGTGGAGCGCTTTCTGGTGCCCACGGTGTCTATGCGGACACAAGCAAAACCCTGA